The DNA window CAGACACTATTTTCCTACAGGCTTGAAATACCCCTCTTGGATTTAAACACTGTCCAGCTTTAAGTCAAATGCCAGGCACACGTTCATATCTTTGGTGAAGCTTTCCGGCGGCGAAGATTGCCGTGTTGGTTGGAAGTTAAACACAGGGAAGAAATGAAGTTTATACGACTTTTGATCCTGTTTTATAATAGGAAAATTAAGGTCAGGAAAGATTCGGTTAAAAGTATGCTCATTTTTCTCCATTCATTCAATTTCGTGTAGTTCATGGTGAAATGATATAATGAAAAAGAATTCTTGTAGATCAAGTTCAGGTGGGATGACGAGATATCTTATTATTTACCGAGACATCAGACATGCATTTCTTTCGTTTCCTCCTTGTCCTGTAACAAAACcgatataattttgttttattttcgctttttttttttcaatttttttcgaATATTGGAAAATTGAAACGTGTTTCAGGCAAATAAAGAGGGCCTCAATCTCAATGCTTGGAAGCTATTCAGTTGGATTTTgcgtttaaatgtttttttttttaaaaaaaaaaattattattttatttcaaatttttttttttataattttaaatcttgatattaaaaataaaataaaaaaataaaaaattttattttaatatatttctaaataaaaaacaatttaaaaaacaactactacaATAATAACTGTAATATTAAATATGCATATCATGTTTCAGAAATGATGCATATCATGTTCCAGAAATGAATTGCAAGCTGATTGATTTCTTTATAATAGTCTTTTACCAGTCAACTTTTATGGAACTTAAGAATGATCTGCTCAAATCCTGGTTCAAGAGTAATTCTCAatatctgttttttcttttttcaaatcaagttcTCGTGTTAATTTTCTAGGGTTCTACATATGATTTATAGATTTTTGAACACATCATCAGAAACATATTTTgttcaaagaaattaaatgccagattaattaaaaagaacagcgcattttatttcatttcttcgTGGCTGGTTTCTTTTCACTTGTGTGAGCTGAAATTTTTCCTTGTCTTACACACACAAGTGTGTGAAAATTGTGCCTTGCGGGtccttataaaatatttgaatttgaaataacattatcgttttgttttaagaaattaaatctcAGAGGAAAAAGAACAaagcattttatttcatttcttcgTTTTTGTGTTAATTTACGCATGTATATACCGACAATCACTTGACTTCTAGGATAATTATATTAACCTATGAatggaattgaaagaaaaaattatccaaGGATTTgattgaaagcaaaaaataaataaaatggatatCAATTCTAAATGTTCTTTTCTGTTCGAtggtaaatattattatcattagaATTATGAGTTGATTCATATAATTGAGTTAACATGTCTTTATtatgtaaatttaaattaaaaaattaaaatctaagtaAAATCAGATTTGATTTGTATAATATAGGTAAACTCgattaaattcatgattttgcATCCGAGTTTACGAGATTATAAAAATTTCATGAGTAGCAGCTTGAATGTTTTCGTTCGTGCAGATTAGGTGCTCTTCCAAATCCTTCGCTTGATCACCAAGATCAACAACATCTGTACCTGCTTCTAAATAAGAAGAACTTACGTTGAAAGTACATGGATTTCTTTTaggattgctaatttttattcagtgaaaattttaaattatttaaattatatatgaatttttatttaaattatatattttaaagtgtttgaatttttatattgtttattttacttttgttttaattgtattatattgTTGTTTCCTACTTAAGagttgttaatatataattaattgaaaaaatttacaatttaatttttataattcaagtttacattattattttttatattgcgtaaaaataaataatttaacaacCATCATAATTGTTGTCGGACCACTTAGCATTGGAACTAATTTCTATATTCAGGtgaatatctttcttttttttttggttccaaGACTAATTGTGGTTTGACCAAAAAGTTGGATACCCAACAAGACTAGCGTATTCAGATTCCTGATTTAGGAACCCTGAGCATCCTTCTCGTCAACTTAAACATGGCTCGTTTACAGTACTGAGTAGGAATCAGACCTCAGATTTTGCTAATTGGAAGAGGAATTAATAATCAAGATCCTTTGTATTCCAAAGAACAAAGTGGTTATGGGATCCGTCTAATTCAACGACAATTCCTTTTCTCCAGTCTAGTTAAGAAGAATCCTATGCTGGCAAGCAGGTTTCGTCCACACAGCGATGTCCAGCAAGGGCAAGGCAGAGTGGGATCGGGGGTGACGATGAGATCGCTGTCCCCACCAGAGAGTAGTTGTTCTGTCATCTGAGAGAGACTgcccaactaaaaaaaattaaaagcaagaaCGGAAACTCAAGCCAAAACTACATCTCTACAGGATTGTTTTTTCCCGGAACACGAGACACTGCTTTTCTTTCCATACAGGCACGGGAAAAATAATGAAGTGCCGATTTCCATTATTGCAGCCACCACTCCTGGAACAATGTGCACAGAGGCATTGTTTGCTGTCGAAAACTCAAAATATTGCTTATTAAGAGTCCATTTTCCAGTTTTTAAAGAAAGTTGtaataaatataagagaaaGAAACACACTACATAATTTCATATTTGTGTGTTGGACCCAGCAGTTCAATCCTGAGCATTCACTGACTGGTTGGTCGCCGTTGGATTTCCAACCTGAAAAGGGGAACCCTTGTTGTAATGTCGGGTTGCAGAATCCGAACCAACTTTTGCTACAATCACTTAGGCCATCCCttgtttctctgttttttaGCAACTTCCTTGTGTACTTGCATGTTGGTAGTATCAGAGGAACACAAGAAGATAAGCACCACTCAATGATTAATAATGGGAGAAAACTTGCTTGTCTACTTGGCTGCAGCCCGGTTCCACTTTCAATTGTTATTGCAGAATTCAATGTATAAATGGGTTCTCCTACCTGGTGCAAATCaacacaattttaatttttgaccacCAGCATTCATTCCACTCATCAATCCTGCAATATTAATCCGATGGATTCTAATGCATCAGGCTTCCTTCTAAACCCTCCAGCTCTTCACTCCACTTACTATCAGCCCAGGGAAGACGATGGTATTATTGATCTGGGTCTCAGTCTCAGAACTTTGCAGCCTGAGGCTTATCATCCATCTGGACATCGTATGCCCCTTGttcctttctttaatttttgtttaactttTGCAGCAGTCATCAGGTAAAAGAACTCTTTCATGAAGTTAACGTGACAGCGACATGCTTTGCTTTACAAGTAGCATTTGTGGAGAAAGGATGTTGACAAAATCATGAAATAATCGACGAAACACCATGGAATTGATGAAAATTCAGCGCTAGCACAAATCTTGCTGTGTACACGAAAATTGTTTTATCGCAGAAAGAGCTATTCATTACTATGGACAACCTTTTTGATAGAATCAGTAGTACTAAATGATTCTGGATAGTTATGCCTCCACTTAATAGTGATAAGATCTGACTAGCAACTGTTGTAGTTTGTCAATTATAAATTGGGATGATGTAGAACGCCTCTGCTTATCTAaatgaatttcattttaattgaaGCTTGAGCCTAGAAAAGCAGAACACTTTTTCTGCTGTTTTTGATAACTACAATCTGAATTTTCTAACTGGAGTTTCTTGTACATATATCAGTGGTAGGCCTGGAGGGATATGGTGACCTGATGGACTGGCCTCAGGCAAACTCACCTCTAAAACACTCCACTTCAAGCTACAATAGATTTACCCCACAAGATTGTGACGAGGAGGCAGAGGGAGTTCAGAGCAGAGACAGGTGGGCTTATGTGAAGGTAAACATGGACGGGGTGATTGTTGGCCGGAAAATATGCATACTAGATCATGGTGGTTACTCAAGCCTCGCACTTCAGCTCGAAGACATGTTTGGTAGGTACCAAAAAACACGTTCGAACCCATTCTCTCCCCCTCTCTGTCAGAATCAAAGATAACATGATTAAGCTTCGTTGTTCCAGGAAGACAATCTGCATCTGGGTTAAGGCTGTTCCAAGCAGGGTCTGAATTCTGCCTGTTCTACAAGGACAGAGAGGAGAATTGGAGGACCGTTGGTGATGTTCCTTGGAAGTAAGTTCTTAATCCACTGTTGTCTATGCATGTTTTTTCTCTACCTTATACAGGACACATTTGTTTAGCGAGTCCCTCT is part of the Populus alba chromosome 10, ASM523922v2, whole genome shotgun sequence genome and encodes:
- the LOC118057904 gene encoding auxin-responsive protein IAA32, producing MDSNASGFLLNPPALHSTYYQPREDDGIIDLGLSLRTLQPEAYHPSGHLVGLEGYGDLMDWPQANSPLKHSTSSYNRFTPQDCDEEAEGVQSRDRWAYVKVNMDGVIVGRKICILDHGGYSSLALQLEDMFGRQSASGLRLFQAGSEFCLFYKDREENWRTVGDVPWKEFVESVKRLRIARKSEPLLPYSPAFS